The Caldicellulosiruptor obsidiansis OB47 genome segment GGTTGACAATGAGATAAAAGAGTTAAAATATGTAATTTCAAGGGATTGCAGAGTGAAATTTATTGACATGACGCAAGAAGATGGTATGAGGATTTACAGAAGAAGTCTCATTTTTGTTTTGATTGTTGCAACAAGAATGCTTTTTAAAGAAGCTGTAAATGTGCAACATTCTCTTTCAAAGGGACTTTACTGTGAGGTAGAAAACAGAAAACTAAGCAGCCAAGATATAGAACTTATAAAACAGAAGATGAAATGGATAATAGAGCAGGATTTTCAATTCAAAAGAGAAAAGGTTTCAAAAGAGGATGCAGTTAAACTTTTTGAAGAGAAAGGGTTTTATGATAAAGCAAGAACAATAAAGTTTTCGGAAAATGAATATGTATACATTTATTACTGTGGAGATTATGTTGATTACTTTTATGGACATTTAGTCCCTTCCACAGGGTATCTTAAAATTTTTGACCTGATTCAATACCACGACGGGATGGTACTTATGTACCCCGACAAATCAGACCCATTTAAACTTCAAGAGTTTGTGGAGAACAAGAAACTGTTTGCGGTCTACCATGAGTACAAAAACTGGGGCAGGATACTGGGTGTCAGTAGCATTGGTGAGCTCAATGAGGTGATAGCAAGCGGAAAGATAAGAGAATTTATAAGAGTTTCTGAAGCATTGCATGAAAAAAAGATAGCATATATAGCAGACCAGATTTCTCAAAATCCACTGATAAAAGTTGTTTTGATATCAGGACCTTCATCATCCGGAAAAACTACTTTTGCCCAGAGACTTTCTATCCAGCTTAAAGTAAATGGAAAAAATCCTGTCTATATAGGGCTTGATGATTATTTCTTTGAAGATAAAGTTCCGCTTGACGAAAATGGCAAGCCTGACTATGAATCGATTGAAGCTATTGATGTTGAGCTTTTCAATGGACAATTGAAAGACTTGATAGAGGGTAAGGAGGTTGTGCTGCCACGGTTTAATTTCATAGAGAGAAAGAGAACGTTTGAAAGACGTGTCAGGCTTGAAAAGAATGACATAATAATAATTGAAGGGATACATGGGTTAAATAACAGGCTTACTCCAATGATACCTGACGAAAACAAGTTTAAAATATATGTGAGTGCTTTGACACACCT includes the following:
- a CDS encoding nucleoside kinase produces the protein MQKGSSTVRVFFEDVNICEDVEVGTNLLSFVPRFESYFKSPIVAAKVDNEIKELKYVISRDCRVKFIDMTQEDGMRIYRRSLIFVLIVATRMLFKEAVNVQHSLSKGLYCEVENRKLSSQDIELIKQKMKWIIEQDFQFKREKVSKEDAVKLFEEKGFYDKARTIKFSENEYVYIYYCGDYVDYFYGHLVPSTGYLKIFDLIQYHDGMVLMYPDKSDPFKLQEFVENKKLFAVYHEYKNWGRILGVSSIGELNEVIASGKIREFIRVSEALHEKKIAYIADQISQNPLIKVVLISGPSSSGKTTFAQRLSIQLKVNGKNPVYIGLDDYFFEDKVPLDENGKPDYESIEAIDVELFNGQLKDLIEGKEVVLPRFNFIERKRTFERRVRLEKNDIIIIEGIHGLNNRLTPMIPDENKFKIYVSALTHLNLDKHNRIQTTDYRILRRIVRDARTRGASAKRTISMWPSVRNGEEKNIFPYQEMADAMFNSALIYELAVLKKYAVPLLKTITREDEEYSEAQRLLHFLSFILTIEDEREIPPQSIIREFIGGSCFYDF